Proteins encoded together in one Archangium lipolyticum window:
- a CDS encoding efflux RND transporter permease subunit: MQWLASICVRKPVFASVLILLICVLGIAGYSKLTVDRFPKLDFPTVVVITRLPGSSPEEMETDVTEKVEEAVNTISGIDEMSSITAEGVSQVIVTFVLEKDVDVAVQEVRDRINQITYELPRDVETPLVQKFDPDAVPVIILAVQGERPVRELTEYADRVLRRRLETVPGVGQVSLIGGRKRQVNVWMDPVKMRAAGVSSADVQRALSGQNMSMPGGSIETGPERLTLRLRGRVSSVEELGQLVLRESNGHILRVQDVARVEDGQVEADTAAVRDGKPAVLLSIRKQSGENTVALVQEVRRRVGELSQTLPAGYSLEVVRDNSETTITSVNAVKEHLLLGGVFAALVVLLFLGSWRSTLIAALAIPTSIIGTFALMNAAGLNLNTISLLALALAVGIVIDDAIVVLENIHRFIHEKKLKPFPAAILATKEIGLAVLATTLSLIAVFLPVAFMGGIPGRFLSSFGWTMAFSIAVSLLVSFTLTPMLCARWLVGGSAAPDHGHHRKPLLERVTDVVYMPLERAYERALRWVMAHRGLMVVASVLTLGSCVPLMKAVPTGFLPKSDEAQYQVTIRMPEGTSLDSTLLVSERVAREIREKLPEVTLSTLVTIGDSADKTPNVAGIFVRIVDPDQRRETQDDIMNRVRQEITSKLPKEYRVSVSNAPLFSGAGTQAAVQYVVTGPDFDELGKQASVLLGKLKQIPGVVDADSNLIIGKPEVSAYIDRSRAADLGVQVPDVASTLQMLVGGFDVSTYVENGNLYDVRLRAEPGSRDSVEALGQVTVPSMRLGSVPLTDVVKLREEEGPSQINRMNRQRQIMLSANTAPGVSTGTVVEQFNKVIEETKLPAGYVAKPAGQSREIARTAINFLMAFALAFVFMYLILAAQFESWIHPITILVSLPLTVPFALVSLLIFKQSLDLYSMLGLLVLFGVVKKNSILQIDHTNQLRREGLPRLEAIVHGSKDRLRPILMTTLSFVAGMIPLLLSKGVGASFNQATAGVVVGGQTLSLVLTLLMTPVVYSLFDDASAWFSRKFGSKRSPEETGEAEVARAYGGGHLTELRPSNDQEAA; encoded by the coding sequence ATGCAATGGCTAGCCAGTATCTGTGTCCGTAAGCCCGTCTTCGCGTCGGTGCTCATCCTGCTGATCTGCGTGCTCGGCATCGCCGGGTACTCGAAGCTCACCGTCGACCGCTTCCCCAAGCTCGACTTCCCCACCGTGGTGGTGATCACGCGCCTGCCCGGCTCCTCTCCCGAGGAGATGGAGACGGACGTCACCGAGAAGGTCGAGGAGGCGGTCAACACCATCTCCGGCATCGACGAGATGTCCTCCATCACCGCGGAGGGCGTCAGCCAGGTCATCGTCACGTTCGTCCTGGAGAAGGACGTGGACGTGGCCGTGCAGGAGGTGCGCGACCGCATCAACCAGATCACCTACGAGCTGCCACGCGACGTGGAGACGCCGCTGGTGCAGAAGTTCGATCCGGACGCCGTGCCGGTCATCATCCTGGCGGTCCAGGGTGAGCGGCCCGTGCGCGAGCTCACCGAGTACGCGGACCGCGTGCTGCGCCGCCGGCTGGAGACGGTGCCGGGCGTGGGCCAGGTGTCGCTCATCGGTGGCCGCAAGCGCCAGGTGAACGTGTGGATGGACCCGGTGAAGATGCGCGCGGCGGGCGTGAGCTCGGCGGACGTGCAGCGGGCGCTGTCCGGGCAGAACATGTCGATGCCGGGCGGAAGCATCGAGACGGGTCCGGAGCGCCTCACCCTGCGTCTGCGCGGGCGCGTCTCCAGCGTGGAGGAGCTGGGCCAGCTCGTGCTGCGCGAGAGCAACGGTCACATCCTGCGCGTGCAGGACGTGGCCCGGGTGGAGGACGGCCAGGTGGAGGCGGACACGGCGGCCGTGCGTGATGGCAAGCCGGCGGTGCTCCTGTCCATCCGCAAGCAGTCCGGTGAGAACACCGTGGCCCTGGTGCAGGAGGTGCGCCGCCGGGTGGGTGAGCTCAGCCAGACGCTGCCGGCGGGCTACTCGCTGGAAGTGGTGCGCGACAACTCGGAGACCACCATCACCAGCGTGAACGCGGTGAAGGAGCACCTGCTGCTGGGCGGCGTCTTCGCCGCGCTGGTGGTGCTCCTGTTCCTCGGTAGCTGGCGCAGCACCCTGATCGCCGCGCTCGCCATCCCCACCTCCATCATCGGCACCTTCGCGCTGATGAACGCGGCGGGGCTCAACCTCAACACCATCAGCCTGCTGGCGCTCGCGCTGGCGGTGGGCATCGTCATCGACGACGCCATCGTGGTGCTGGAGAACATCCACCGCTTCATCCACGAGAAGAAGCTCAAGCCCTTCCCGGCGGCCATCCTGGCCACGAAGGAGATCGGCCTCGCGGTGCTCGCGACCACGCTGTCGCTCATCGCGGTGTTCCTCCCGGTGGCCTTCATGGGAGGCATCCCCGGTCGCTTCCTGAGCAGCTTCGGCTGGACGATGGCCTTCTCCATCGCAGTGTCGCTGCTGGTGTCCTTCACGCTCACGCCCATGCTGTGCGCGCGCTGGCTGGTGGGCGGCTCGGCGGCTCCGGATCATGGCCACCACCGCAAGCCCCTGCTCGAGCGCGTCACCGACGTGGTCTACATGCCCCTCGAGCGCGCCTACGAGCGCGCCCTGCGCTGGGTGATGGCGCACCGCGGCCTGATGGTGGTGGCGTCGGTGCTCACGCTGGGCTCCTGCGTGCCGCTCATGAAGGCGGTGCCCACGGGCTTCCTCCCCAAGAGCGACGAGGCCCAGTACCAGGTGACCATCCGCATGCCGGAGGGCACCAGCCTGGACTCCACCCTCCTGGTGTCCGAGCGCGTGGCGCGTGAGATCCGCGAGAAGCTGCCGGAGGTGACGCTCTCCACGCTCGTCACCATCGGCGACAGCGCGGACAAGACCCCCAACGTGGCCGGCATCTTCGTGAGGATCGTCGACCCGGATCAGCGCCGGGAGACCCAGGACGACATCATGAACCGGGTGCGCCAGGAGATCACCTCCAAGCTGCCCAAGGAGTACCGGGTGAGCGTGTCCAACGCGCCCCTCTTCAGTGGCGCCGGCACCCAGGCCGCGGTCCAGTACGTGGTGACGGGCCCCGACTTCGACGAGCTGGGCAAGCAGGCCAGCGTGCTGCTCGGGAAGCTGAAGCAGATCCCCGGTGTGGTGGACGCGGACAGCAACCTCATCATCGGCAAGCCCGAGGTGAGCGCGTACATCGATCGCTCGCGCGCCGCCGACCTGGGCGTGCAGGTGCCCGACGTGGCCAGCACCCTGCAGATGCTGGTGGGTGGCTTCGACGTGTCCACCTACGTGGAGAACGGCAACCTGTACGACGTGCGGCTGCGCGCCGAGCCGGGCTCTCGCGACAGCGTGGAGGCGCTGGGGCAGGTGACCGTGCCCTCCATGCGGCTGGGCTCGGTGCCCCTGACGGACGTGGTGAAGCTGCGCGAGGAGGAGGGTCCCTCGCAGATCAACCGCATGAACCGCCAGCGGCAGATCATGCTCTCGGCCAACACCGCTCCGGGCGTGAGCACGGGTACGGTCGTGGAGCAGTTCAACAAGGTCATCGAGGAGACGAAGCTGCCGGCCGGCTACGTGGCCAAGCCCGCGGGTCAGTCCCGCGAGATCGCCCGCACGGCCATCAACTTCCTCATGGCCTTCGCGCTGGCCTTCGTCTTCATGTACCTGATCCTCGCCGCGCAGTTCGAGTCGTGGATCCACCCCATCACCATCCTCGTCTCCCTGCCGCTCACCGTGCCCTTCGCGCTGGTGTCGCTGCTCATCTTCAAGCAGTCGCTCGACCTGTACTCGATGCTCGGCCTGCTGGTGCTCTTCGGCGTGGTGAAGAAGAACTCCATTCTGCAGATCGACCACACCAACCAGCTGCGGCGCGAGGGTCTGCCCCGGCTGGAGGCCATCGTCCACGGAAGCAAGGACCGGTTGCGCCCCATCCTCATGACCACCCTGTCCTTCGTGGCGGGCATGATTCCCTTGTTGCTGTCCAAGGGCGTGGGTGCGAGCTTCAACCAGGCCACCGCGGGCGTGGTGGTGGGTGGCCAGACGCTGTCGCTGGTTCTCACACTGTTGATGACGCCGGTGGTGTATTCACTCTTCGATGATGCCTCGGCGTGGTTCAGCCGGAAGTTCGGCTCCAAGCGCTCGCCCGAGGAGACGGGCGAGGCCGAGGTGGCCCGGGCCTACGGCGGCGGTCACCTGACCGAGCTGCGGCCCTCGAATGATCAGGAGGCGGCATGA
- a CDS encoding Kelch repeat-containing protein produces MQKLRLSLLMAGVVSLVTGCQPEAPASGAALRTHESALSVQGTWSSNRSMFTEEQAHTATLLSSGEVLVAGGYDSAGSVVRGQIYNPYTDSWRPAGFMKKSRYDHTATLLPSGKVLVVGGRHISSAGPALPDFAEVYDPATDTWNNTANASGGRLGHSTVLLDSGKVLMTGGNYGSIHVTRDAKLYDPATDSWSIASYMNEKREGHTSTVLYSGKVLVTGGSWSGPGNSTELYDPATDTWTPGPSMQQSRAFHVAVELYSGYVLVVGGDSAGSAELFDPYSETWLPAPPCPVSGGKLSATLLFSGEVLVTGNGTANAALYDPATNTWLPTAPMQQSRWDHAATLLHTGEVLVTGGGSNGDFTETSTVERFKR; encoded by the coding sequence ATGCAGAAGCTTCGGTTGTCATTGCTGATGGCAGGTGTCGTCTCGCTCGTCACGGGTTGCCAACCCGAGGCGCCCGCCTCCGGCGCCGCGCTGAGGACACACGAGTCGGCCCTCTCCGTGCAGGGAACTTGGAGCAGCAACAGGTCCATGTTCACCGAGGAGCAGGCCCACACCGCGACGCTGCTCAGCTCGGGCGAGGTGCTGGTGGCGGGCGGCTACGACAGCGCGGGCTCCGTGGTGCGCGGGCAGATCTACAACCCGTACACCGACAGCTGGCGCCCCGCGGGGTTCATGAAGAAGTCGCGCTACGACCACACCGCCACGCTGCTCCCGTCGGGCAAGGTGCTGGTCGTCGGTGGCCGCCACATCTCGTCGGCGGGCCCGGCCCTGCCCGACTTCGCGGAGGTGTATGACCCGGCCACGGATACGTGGAACAACACGGCCAACGCCTCGGGGGGCCGGCTCGGCCACTCCACGGTGCTGCTGGACTCGGGCAAGGTGCTGATGACGGGCGGCAACTACGGCTCCATCCACGTCACGCGCGACGCGAAGCTGTACGACCCGGCCACCGACAGCTGGAGCATCGCCAGCTACATGAACGAGAAGCGCGAGGGCCACACCTCCACGGTCCTCTACTCGGGCAAGGTGCTGGTGACGGGCGGCTCGTGGTCCGGTCCGGGCAACTCGACGGAGCTGTACGATCCGGCCACCGACACCTGGACGCCGGGACCCTCCATGCAGCAGTCCCGCGCCTTCCACGTCGCGGTCGAGCTGTACTCGGGCTACGTCCTGGTGGTCGGTGGCGACAGCGCCGGCTCGGCGGAGCTGTTCGACCCGTACAGCGAGACGTGGCTCCCGGCTCCGCCCTGCCCGGTGTCGGGGGGCAAGCTCAGCGCGACCCTGCTCTTCTCGGGCGAGGTGCTGGTGACGGGCAACGGCACGGCGAACGCGGCCCTGTACGACCCGGCCACGAACACGTGGCTGCCGACGGCCCCCATGCAGCAGTCGCGCTGGGACCACGCCGCGACGCTGCTCCATACCGGTGAGGTGCTGGTGACGGGCGGCGGCTCCAACGGGGACTTCACCGAGACCTCCACCGTGGAGCGCTTCAAGCGCTGA
- a CDS encoding DUF2378 family protein — MESRSLISPTMSPGSREELEWRLSLVDPAESIRGVVFNSVLEVVRQLGDEHAVKRCLAVAHEGRFMDYFNYPYRSLIEMTYTAAELLAEKYGGVEKALWQMGYQSAMSFYSSTAGRAVLLLSRGGPSRLLDTMPSAFHTTWKSAEVSTHLTGPRSAVLTYKRDFMPRAYTEGGMQGTFEAAKVKGFKLTAHPIGPLDTEYQMTWD; from the coding sequence ATGGAAAGCCGGAGTCTCATCAGCCCCACCATGTCCCCCGGCTCGCGGGAAGAGCTGGAGTGGCGCCTGTCTCTCGTCGACCCCGCGGAGAGCATCCGGGGCGTCGTTTTCAACAGCGTGTTGGAGGTGGTGCGGCAGCTGGGAGACGAGCACGCCGTCAAGCGCTGCCTCGCGGTGGCACACGAGGGGCGCTTCATGGACTACTTCAACTACCCCTACCGCTCGCTCATCGAAATGACCTACACGGCGGCGGAGCTCCTCGCGGAGAAGTACGGGGGCGTCGAGAAGGCGCTGTGGCAGATGGGCTACCAGTCCGCCATGAGCTTCTACTCGTCCACGGCGGGACGGGCCGTGTTGCTGCTGTCGCGGGGAGGGCCCTCCCGGTTGCTCGACACCATGCCCTCCGCGTTCCACACCACGTGGAAGAGCGCCGAGGTCTCCACGCACCTGACGGGACCCCGGAGCGCCGTCCTCACCTACAAGCGCGACTTCATGCCCCGCGCCTATACGGAAGGCGGAATGCAGGGGACGTTCGAGGCCGCCAAGGTGAAGGGCTTCAAGCTCACCGCCCACCCCATCGGTCCGCTCGACACCGAGTACCAGATGACGTGGGACTGA
- a CDS encoding efflux RND transporter periplasmic adaptor subunit, whose translation MRKLHRQGRTGKAPVYKVLVAGGLVLTLGAGCGGRVDAAQSKKGQQQASAQEAAVKADTVQVGEAKVPRYLTLTGSLSAFEDSDVAAGAMGKVVSVHVERGSVVKKGDVLVKLDGRSATASLEEARAQLSLAKSQQQLADADCARSEKLSKEGSISSADFDRSQAQCRNAAAQVASATARLSMLEISMTDTTIRAPFDGVVSERVVSVGEYVRQDSKVVTLVALDPLRLSLTVPESSAAFIQKDQSVEFTLTAAPNVVHKTKVSFVGAGLRNGTRDLVVEALVPNKDRALLPGQFATAKVQLGEQQLPVVPRSAVLEDGARRKLFVVSDGRLEERFVQVSESSSDSLGVMAGVRVGERVVAVAREDLRDGQKLQ comes from the coding sequence ATGCGGAAACTTCATCGACAGGGCAGGACGGGCAAGGCGCCGGTGTACAAGGTGCTGGTGGCGGGTGGGCTGGTGCTGACGCTGGGCGCGGGCTGCGGAGGGCGCGTGGACGCCGCGCAGAGCAAGAAGGGGCAGCAGCAGGCCTCGGCCCAGGAGGCCGCGGTGAAGGCGGACACGGTGCAGGTGGGCGAGGCGAAGGTGCCGCGCTACCTCACGCTCACCGGCTCGCTGTCGGCCTTCGAGGACTCGGACGTGGCGGCCGGTGCCATGGGCAAGGTGGTGTCCGTGCACGTCGAGCGCGGCTCGGTGGTGAAGAAGGGAGACGTGCTGGTGAAGCTGGATGGGCGCTCGGCCACGGCGAGTCTCGAGGAGGCCCGGGCCCAGCTGTCCCTGGCGAAGTCCCAGCAGCAGCTGGCCGACGCCGACTGCGCGCGCAGCGAGAAGCTCTCCAAGGAGGGCAGCATCTCCTCCGCCGACTTCGACCGCTCCCAGGCCCAGTGCCGCAACGCGGCGGCCCAGGTCGCTTCCGCCACCGCCCGCCTGTCCATGCTGGAGATCAGCATGACGGACACCACCATCCGCGCCCCCTTCGATGGGGTGGTGTCCGAGCGCGTGGTGTCGGTGGGTGAGTACGTCCGGCAGGACTCGAAGGTGGTGACGCTGGTGGCGTTGGATCCGCTGCGGCTGTCGCTCACCGTGCCGGAGTCCTCGGCGGCCTTCATCCAGAAGGATCAGTCGGTGGAGTTCACGCTGACGGCGGCGCCGAACGTGGTGCACAAGACGAAGGTGTCCTTCGTGGGCGCGGGCCTGCGCAATGGCACCCGGGACCTGGTGGTGGAGGCGCTCGTTCCGAACAAGGACCGCGCGCTGCTGCCGGGCCAGTTCGCCACCGCGAAGGTGCAGCTCGGCGAGCAGCAGCTGCCAGTGGTGCCGCGCTCGGCGGTGCTGGAGGACGGCGCGCGCCGCAAGCTCTTCGTGGTGAGCGACGGGCGGCTGGAGGAGCGCTTCGTCCAGGTGAGCGAGTCCTCGTCGGATTCGCTGGGTGTGATGGCGGGCGTTCGCGTGGGCGAGCGCGTGGTGGCGGTGGCGCGGGAAGACCTGCGCGACGGCCAGAAGCTGCAGTAG
- a CDS encoding TolC family protein, producing MIALLALTLTVSTATPVLTLDEALQAARENSLDLQVARARLEQARLASNRAWAAYLPTVSVGGSYTRNSNEAVVAFPGGGPEIVIQPYDQLAAQAEVRQAILAPSLWPAIRNAGIAADVAELNTENARREILFAVAQAYFGAASYQEAIRAAEFLLQVNQAREQDTQKRFDAGTVTRVALLRAQLDRARAEQDLVRSRNAFASARLALATLIQRKADFALELPPVPQVPANSDEELIKQGLEQRPDVAAARRNLDLAVGRRTGVWFSYAPSVGFSGVYRVSNAAGFTGQNDSWALTLSAQWTLWDGGIREINLREESARVAEASAQQKQAEARTVEEVSRSRLDYENAKANLAKAEEALSLARETQRLTEISFKAGVATYLEVADANSALTNAEVGAISERLQTSLAALRLLRAAGLFMKE from the coding sequence ATGATTGCCCTGCTAGCACTGACACTGACCGTGAGCACCGCGACGCCGGTGCTCACCCTCGACGAGGCGCTTCAGGCCGCGCGCGAGAACAGCCTGGACCTCCAGGTGGCTCGCGCCCGGCTGGAGCAGGCACGGCTTGCGTCCAACAGGGCGTGGGCGGCCTACCTGCCCACGGTCTCCGTGGGCGGCAGCTACACCCGTAACTCCAACGAAGCCGTGGTGGCGTTTCCCGGTGGCGGGCCCGAGATCGTCATCCAGCCGTACGACCAGCTCGCCGCCCAGGCGGAAGTCCGGCAGGCCATTCTCGCCCCGTCGCTGTGGCCCGCCATCCGCAACGCGGGCATCGCCGCGGACGTGGCGGAGCTGAACACGGAGAACGCTCGGCGGGAGATCCTCTTCGCCGTGGCCCAGGCCTACTTCGGGGCCGCGAGCTACCAGGAGGCCATCCGCGCCGCGGAGTTCCTGCTGCAGGTCAACCAGGCGCGCGAGCAGGACACGCAGAAGCGCTTCGACGCGGGCACGGTGACGCGGGTGGCGCTCCTCCGGGCGCAGCTCGACCGGGCGCGCGCCGAGCAGGACCTGGTGCGCTCCCGCAACGCCTTCGCCTCCGCGAGGCTGGCGCTCGCCACGCTCATCCAGCGCAAAGCGGACTTCGCGCTGGAGCTGCCGCCGGTGCCGCAGGTGCCAGCCAACAGCGACGAGGAGCTCATCAAGCAGGGCCTGGAGCAGCGGCCGGACGTGGCCGCCGCGCGGCGCAACCTGGATCTGGCGGTGGGCCGCCGCACGGGCGTGTGGTTCTCCTACGCTCCCTCGGTGGGCTTCTCGGGCGTCTACCGCGTCAGCAACGCGGCGGGCTTCACGGGGCAGAACGACTCGTGGGCGTTGACGCTCAGCGCGCAGTGGACGCTGTGGGACGGCGGCATCCGGGAGATCAACCTGCGCGAGGAGTCCGCCCGCGTGGCCGAGGCCTCGGCGCAGCAGAAGCAGGCGGAGGCGCGCACCGTGGAAGAGGTGTCCCGCTCCCGGCTGGACTACGAGAACGCCAAGGCGAACCTGGCCAAGGCCGAGGAGGCCCTGTCGCTGGCGCGTGAGACGCAGCGCCTCACGGAGATCAGCTTCAAGGCCGGTGTGGCCACCTACCTGGAGGTCGCGGACGCCAACTCGGCGCTGACGAACGCCGAGGTGGGTGCCATCTCCGAGCGCCTGCAGACGTCGCTCGCGGCCCTGCGCCTGCTCCGGGCCGCCGGGCTCTTCATGAAGGAGTAG
- a CDS encoding DUF4350 domain-containing protein, translating into MKGLRTAAIYGVLVALALALGLAVNQTPPQSTVPSVDNPGPQGLRALYLYLQESGAPVSAPREAFGEAGPPSSVRTLVVAAPAGRSVSEEEADALRQWVSRGGTLVYLVSREPKGKQPHLDDWLQVSSGPLSSPGSEGLPEGEKDLTGTTARVWVPVGAARGLERFRVSLDRGLVVEHPEAVPLAGTKGAAVMWRVPVGQGEVYVLAGVDLAENRRLELLDNLRFWDALAARGPIAFDEYHHGVEPRPEPPSARALWVFVAQGLVVGLLYAVSRGTRFGPPRPLVVEKHRSAVEYVRSLGWLARRSKVERELVPELARQLRRRMHERLGIPLTLPEDEAARALEHTCGLPAADYLAVREDLSRTLDQRDIRPGDYARLARQYARIEEIITGRAAADPRAE; encoded by the coding sequence ATGAAGGGTTTGAGGACGGCGGCCATCTACGGCGTGCTGGTGGCGCTCGCACTGGCGCTGGGGCTCGCGGTGAACCAGACGCCCCCCCAGTCGACGGTGCCCTCGGTGGACAACCCGGGGCCCCAGGGCCTGCGAGCGCTGTATCTGTATCTCCAGGAGTCGGGCGCGCCGGTCTCGGCGCCCCGGGAGGCGTTTGGAGAAGCGGGACCTCCCTCGAGCGTGCGCACGCTGGTGGTGGCGGCGCCAGCGGGGCGGTCCGTCTCCGAGGAGGAGGCCGATGCCCTCCGCCAGTGGGTCTCCAGGGGAGGAACGCTCGTCTACCTCGTGTCGAGGGAGCCGAAGGGCAAGCAGCCGCACCTGGACGACTGGCTCCAGGTCTCCTCGGGCCCGCTGTCGTCACCGGGCTCCGAGGGCCTCCCCGAGGGGGAGAAGGATCTCACGGGGACGACGGCGCGCGTCTGGGTGCCGGTGGGCGCGGCGCGAGGGCTGGAGCGCTTCCGGGTGTCACTGGATCGTGGCCTCGTGGTGGAGCATCCGGAGGCGGTGCCCCTGGCGGGAACGAAGGGCGCGGCGGTGATGTGGCGGGTGCCGGTGGGCCAGGGCGAGGTGTACGTGCTGGCGGGGGTGGACCTGGCGGAGAACCGGCGGCTGGAGCTGCTGGACAACCTGCGCTTCTGGGACGCGCTGGCGGCGCGAGGGCCGATCGCGTTCGACGAGTACCACCACGGCGTGGAGCCCAGGCCGGAGCCGCCGTCGGCCCGTGCCCTGTGGGTGTTCGTGGCCCAGGGCCTGGTGGTGGGGCTGCTCTACGCCGTGTCGCGCGGAACCCGCTTCGGTCCCCCCCGTCCGCTCGTGGTGGAGAAGCACCGCTCGGCAGTGGAGTACGTGCGCTCCCTGGGCTGGCTCGCCCGGCGCTCGAAGGTGGAGCGCGAGCTGGTGCCGGAGCTGGCCCGGCAGCTCCGGCGGCGGATGCACGAGCGGTTGGGCATCCCCCTCACGCTGCCGGAGGACGAGGCGGCACGTGCCCTGGAGCACACCTGCGGGCTTCCCGCCGCGGACTACCTGGCCGTCCGGGAGGACCTGAGCCGCACCCTGGACCAACGCGACATCCGCCCCGGTGATTACGCTCGCCTGGCGCGCCAATACGCGAGGATCGAGGAAATCATCACAGGCCGTGCGGCCGCGGATCCACGCGCGGAGTGA
- a CDS encoding cytochrome c produces the protein MNRPFLLLPLLLALPASAGDADFGKKAFEAACAQCHVAEPARPDGKNAAPANLSLWLSTHSGTELRKWVKDPWKVRADTQCDPRQLQPQYVSDLISYLRSAQTPATPATPAPSSRTPAKRN, from the coding sequence ATGAACCGACCCTTCCTGCTCCTCCCGCTGCTGCTGGCGCTCCCAGCGAGCGCGGGCGACGCCGATTTCGGCAAGAAGGCCTTCGAGGCGGCCTGCGCGCAGTGCCACGTGGCGGAGCCCGCCCGTCCGGACGGAAAGAACGCCGCCCCGGCCAACCTCTCCCTCTGGCTGAGCACCCACTCGGGCACCGAGCTGCGCAAGTGGGTGAAGGACCCCTGGAAGGTGCGGGCGGACACGCAGTGCGATCCGCGCCAGTTGCAGCCCCAGTACGTCAGCGACCTCATCTCCTACCTGCGCAGCGCCCAGACGCCGGCCACCCCGGCCACCCCGGCCCCCAGCTCGCGGACGCCCGCCAAGAGGAACTGA
- a CDS encoding FAD-binding oxidoreductase has protein sequence MSVNLIRELASVLPPEALVTDPDVLEAHRRDQAGWAEAGVPGVLVRPASTAEVQAVLRVAAALRVPVVARGAGSGLSGGANATDGCVVLSLTRMNRILEIDRRGMLAVVQPGVLNGALKAAAAEQGLWYAPDPASWEFSTIGGNVATNAGGLCCVKYGVTGDAVLGLEAVLADGSVVRTGGRTVKNVAGYDLTRLFVGSEGTLGVVTEATLRLRPRPPPATTLVASFPTLVGAGAAVTEIMASTRPSVLELMDRTTVRAVESFKPLGLDVESAALLLARSDAGGEQGVAECTRMVAACEAAGATFVAHSADEAEGELLLVARRLAFPALERQGATLLDDVGVPLSRIAELLAAVELIAERRGVLIGTFGHAGDGNMHPTLVFDRNDPDAVARAKAAFDDILRVVLDMGGTITGEHGVGALKRPFLAAQLGPESLRLHHAIKTALDPLGLLNPGKLL, from the coding sequence ATGAGCGTGAACCTGATCCGCGAGCTCGCGTCCGTCCTGCCCCCCGAGGCACTCGTCACCGATCCCGACGTGCTCGAAGCGCACCGCCGCGACCAGGCGGGCTGGGCCGAGGCCGGTGTCCCAGGGGTCCTCGTCCGTCCGGCCTCGACGGCCGAGGTCCAGGCCGTGCTCCGCGTCGCGGCGGCACTGCGCGTGCCGGTGGTCGCCCGCGGAGCGGGCTCGGGGCTGTCGGGCGGCGCGAACGCCACGGACGGCTGCGTCGTGCTCTCGCTCACGCGGATGAACCGCATCCTGGAGATCGACCGGCGCGGCATGCTCGCCGTCGTCCAGCCGGGCGTGCTCAACGGCGCGCTCAAGGCGGCCGCGGCGGAGCAGGGGCTCTGGTACGCGCCGGATCCCGCGAGCTGGGAGTTCTCGACCATCGGCGGCAACGTCGCCACCAACGCCGGCGGCCTGTGCTGCGTGAAGTACGGCGTGACCGGGGATGCCGTGCTCGGGCTGGAGGCCGTGCTCGCGGATGGCTCCGTCGTCCGCACCGGCGGCCGCACGGTCAAGAACGTCGCCGGATACGATCTCACCCGGCTCTTCGTCGGCTCCGAGGGCACGCTCGGTGTCGTCACCGAGGCCACGCTGCGGCTGCGCCCGCGCCCTCCCCCGGCCACGACGCTCGTCGCCTCGTTTCCAACGCTCGTCGGCGCTGGCGCGGCCGTCACGGAGATCATGGCGAGCACCCGCCCCTCCGTCCTCGAGCTGATGGACCGGACCACGGTGCGCGCCGTCGAGTCCTTCAAGCCCCTGGGTCTGGACGTCGAGTCCGCGGCGCTCCTGCTGGCGCGCTCGGATGCCGGGGGTGAGCAGGGCGTGGCGGAGTGCACGCGGATGGTGGCCGCCTGCGAGGCCGCCGGGGCGACCTTCGTCGCGCACTCCGCCGACGAGGCCGAGGGCGAGCTGCTGCTCGTCGCGCGCCGGCTCGCCTTTCCCGCGCTCGAGCGCCAGGGGGCGACGCTGCTCGACGACGTGGGCGTGCCGCTCTCTCGCATCGCGGAGCTGCTCGCGGCCGTCGAGCTCATCGCCGAGCGGCGCGGCGTGCTCATCGGCACGTTCGGCCACGCGGGCGATGGGAACATGCACCCCACCCTCGTCTTCGACCGGAACGATCCGGACGCGGTGGCGCGGGCCAAGGCGGCCTTCGACGACATCCTCCGCGTGGTGCTCGACATGGGCGGCACCATCACCGGCGAGCACGGGGTCGGCGCGCTCAAGCGCCCCTTCCTCGCCGCTCAGCTCGGCCCCGAGTCCCTGCGGCTCCACCACGCCATCAAGACCGCGCTCGATCCGCTCGGCCTCCTCAACCCCGGCAAGCTGCTCTGA